From Sporosarcina sp. 6E9, a single genomic window includes:
- a CDS encoding YndJ family protein, producing MEWFFHMKGRFLQMKMRNFVLIHSLLFFIYMLIGTDHWPFLLLTVAQLVYVPIALRLVMVPGDWLSRYYWYFAVPAYVSVVVIQWVPSQWDSFLADVYLVFTVIIACYGLSRFIDRGFTNIEEFAIDSGLVYLALGGGWYFAYVAGIDTGFTPLITWLTGIHFHYSAFLLPIFVGFLGRLYKNKFYRFICLVIIVSPMVVAIGITFSRWIELFSVILYIFGIYGLLYLTWKTPFVSRIQKWFVRVSFAALGLTIVFSLFYALGNGFGIVSVSIDFMLRFHGLLNCVLFAMIGLIGWSLSVPKTTFSPRTFPVSKIRGKFLSEEQSEISGLVDRMKVFEPQLDCHTLSPKVIDFYENTVDYRLFASVKWHAWFMPFAVVYKAISRKLKQINLPLHRREIEMTGVILSVDEELDGRASVRAWVRNVNGETAFVALYSIHENEERTYMNIALPLPFSTMIGVLDLMQDGRDLRLTSQNLNAPTPDAGIYLAVKKKILKLPIEEDFIVRENKDGSLIATHKMWIFSIPFLTINYSIHHNSIERPF from the coding sequence TTGGAATGGTTTTTTCATATGAAGGGACGTTTTCTGCAGATGAAGATGCGTAACTTTGTACTTATACATAGTTTGCTATTTTTTATTTATATGCTCATCGGTACTGATCATTGGCCATTTCTACTTTTGACAGTTGCGCAATTGGTGTATGTTCCGATTGCTTTACGGCTCGTGATGGTTCCAGGGGATTGGTTGTCGAGGTATTATTGGTATTTTGCAGTGCCTGCATATGTTTCAGTGGTGGTAATTCAATGGGTGCCCTCCCAATGGGATAGCTTTTTAGCTGATGTTTATTTAGTTTTTACCGTTATTATTGCGTGCTACGGGTTATCGCGTTTTATTGACAGAGGGTTTACAAATATTGAAGAGTTTGCGATTGATAGCGGACTTGTTTACCTAGCGCTTGGCGGTGGATGGTATTTTGCCTATGTCGCAGGAATCGACACTGGTTTTACACCATTAATCACGTGGTTGACAGGCATCCATTTTCATTACTCCGCGTTTTTATTGCCAATTTTCGTAGGGTTTTTAGGAAGGCTTTATAAAAATAAATTTTACCGATTCATTTGCTTGGTTATTATCGTATCGCCTATGGTTGTCGCCATTGGCATTACGTTTTCGCGGTGGATTGAACTTTTCTCTGTCATCCTTTACATATTTGGTATCTATGGGCTACTTTATCTCACTTGGAAGACACCTTTTGTTAGTCGCATTCAAAAATGGTTCGTTCGCGTTTCTTTTGCTGCACTTGGGCTTACTATTGTATTTTCTTTGTTTTACGCACTAGGAAATGGGTTCGGAATTGTTTCTGTTTCTATCGATTTCATGTTGCGTTTTCATGGACTGTTGAATTGTGTTTTATTTGCAATGATTGGCCTTATCGGTTGGTCGCTATCTGTTCCAAAAACAACTTTTTCTCCGCGGACATTTCCTGTTAGCAAGATTCGCGGCAAATTTTTAAGTGAAGAGCAATCCGAAATATCAGGACTTGTTGATCGTATGAAAGTATTCGAACCTCAACTCGATTGCCATACACTCTCGCCCAAGGTCATTGATTTCTATGAAAACACAGTGGATTACCGCTTATTTGCCTCTGTAAAGTGGCATGCTTGGTTTATGCCTTTCGCGGTTGTTTACAAGGCAATTAGTCGGAAATTGAAGCAAATCAATTTGCCTTTGCACCGAAGAGAAATTGAAATGACGGGTGTGATTCTTTCAGTAGATGAAGAACTGGATGGTCGTGCAAGTGTTCGTGCGTGGGTTCGAAATGTAAATGGAGAGACTGCTTTTGTCGCGCTTTATTCCATTCATGAAAATGAAGAGCGTACCTATATGAATATCGCATTACCATTGCCTTTTTCAACCATGATTGGTGTGTTGGATTTGATGCAAGATGGACGAGACTTGCGCCTTACAAGTCAAAATCTTAACGCTCCTACTCCAGATGCCGGTATTTATTTGGCTGTGAAGAAAAAGATATTAAAATTGCCGATTGAAGAAGATTTTATCGTTCGGGAAAATAAGGATGGATCGCTTATCGCTACCCATAAAATGTGGATCTTCTCCATTCCATTTCTAACAATAAATTATTCGATTCATCACAATTCAATTGAACGTCCGTTCTAG
- a CDS encoding proline dehydrogenase family protein, translating into MALVRNFFMELSQNQLLNSAAKKYGLKMGAQNVVAGTNIEETIESIKKLNAAGISCTVDNLGEFVYEREEATEAKNSILDVIEAIHTHSVDAHISLKPSQLGLDIDYNFCYENLREIVEKANQYNIFVNFDMEDHERLQPSFDILETLSKDFNNIGTVIQAYFFRAKEDIEKYKDFRLRIVKGAYKEPAEIAYQEKSVIDENYIELIEWHLLNGKFTSIATHDHHVINHVKQFVKEHNISNDKFEFQMLYGFRTDMQQELAQEGYNFCVYVPFGDDWYGYFMRRLAERPQNLNLVVKQVFTKKTNTMIGLAAGAFILGRLTKKK; encoded by the coding sequence ATGGCTTTAGTAAGAAATTTCTTTATGGAGTTATCCCAAAACCAACTTTTGAATAGTGCTGCTAAAAAGTATGGACTTAAAATGGGTGCTCAGAACGTTGTCGCGGGGACAAATATCGAAGAAACAATTGAAAGTATTAAGAAGCTGAATGCGGCAGGAATTTCTTGTACTGTCGATAATTTAGGCGAATTTGTCTATGAAAGAGAAGAAGCAACCGAGGCGAAAAATAGCATTCTTGATGTAATTGAAGCGATTCATACGCATAGCGTGGATGCACATATTTCATTAAAGCCATCACAACTAGGCCTTGATATCGATTATAACTTTTGTTATGAAAACTTAAGAGAAATTGTCGAAAAAGCGAATCAATATAATATTTTCGTAAACTTCGATATGGAAGATCACGAACGTCTTCAACCTTCTTTTGATATTTTGGAAACGTTATCAAAGGACTTTAACAATATCGGAACTGTTATTCAAGCCTATTTCTTTAGAGCCAAAGAAGATATCGAAAAATATAAGGATTTCCGTTTGCGAATCGTAAAAGGTGCTTATAAGGAGCCGGCTGAAATCGCTTACCAAGAAAAATCCGTGATTGATGAAAATTACATCGAGTTAATCGAGTGGCATCTATTGAATGGTAAGTTTACATCGATTGCAACACATGATCATCATGTCATTAATCATGTAAAACAATTTGTTAAAGAACACAACATTTCAAACGATAAATTTGAATTCCAAATGCTGTATGGTTTTAGAACAGATATGCAACAGGAGTTGGCGCAGGAAGGGTATAACTTCTGCGTTTACGTACCATTTGGAGATGATTGGTACGGCTACTTCATGAGACGACTTGCGGAACGCCCACAAAACTTGAACCTTGTCGTGAAACAAGTCTTCACAAAGAAAACGAATACGATGATTGGTCTTGCTGCGGGTGCGTTTATACTAGGAAGACTCACAAAGAAAAAATAA
- a CDS encoding DUF5694 domain-containing protein, with product MKWEKAKVLVLGTFHMSEHEGLYAEKRQVEIEELVSKLAGFKPTKIAVEMVPEDGEFYNEKYKQYKLGTYELEMNEIYQVGFRLGLKLGHNWIYPTDWMGEAEMEYGEVEKWAQDNQPELLSEIYQGLSILELTESKSIVDYYQELNEPSWLNMLHRMYVNMARIGDVNNNIGMKWLSWWYKRNLIMFANLTRLIDSEEESILFLVGSSHSTIVNKFLEESEICEVVRPLNYLS from the coding sequence GTGAAATGGGAAAAGGCGAAAGTTCTTGTACTTGGAACTTTTCATATGTCGGAACATGAGGGCTTATATGCAGAGAAGAGGCAAGTTGAAATTGAGGAATTGGTCTCTAAACTAGCGGGTTTTAAGCCAACAAAAATTGCAGTTGAAATGGTACCGGAAGATGGTGAATTTTATAATGAAAAATATAAACAATACAAATTGGGTACATATGAATTGGAAATGAATGAAATTTATCAAGTAGGCTTTCGTTTAGGTTTAAAGCTGGGGCATAATTGGATTTATCCAACCGATTGGATGGGTGAGGCTGAGATGGAATATGGAGAAGTTGAGAAGTGGGCGCAAGACAATCAACCAGAACTTTTAAGTGAAATATATCAGGGGCTTTCTATACTTGAATTAACGGAAAGTAAAAGCATAGTGGACTATTATCAAGAACTAAATGAGCCCTCTTGGCTTAACATGTTGCATAGAATGTATGTAAATATGGCCCGTATAGGCGATGTTAATAACAATATTGGCATGAAGTGGTTAAGCTGGTGGTACAAAAGAAACTTAATTATGTTCGCTAATTTAACGCGTCTGATTGATTCGGAAGAGGAAAGTATTTTATTTTTAGTAGGCAGTTCGCATTCAACTATCGTGAACAAATTTCTAGAAGAGAGTGAAATTTGTGAGGTTGTCCGACCGCTAAACTATCTATCTTAA
- a CDS encoding metalloregulator ArsR/SmtB family transcription factor — protein sequence MNRTGPKRDVYEAVADPTRRKLIQILSDVEELPLHELTPHFQMGRTAVSKHLTILRDAHLVSVRKVGRETRYRLNAAPLQEIQDWVAFYEDFWKARMTKLHQLLEEKK from the coding sequence GTGAACAGGACAGGACCAAAAAGAGATGTTTATGAGGCTGTTGCGGATCCGACAAGACGAAAGTTAATTCAAATACTGTCAGATGTTGAGGAATTACCCCTCCACGAATTAACCCCTCATTTTCAAATGGGTCGCACGGCAGTATCTAAACACTTAACCATCCTTAGGGATGCCCATCTTGTCAGTGTTCGAAAGGTCGGTAGAGAAACGAGGTATCGGTTAAATGCCGCGCCGTTGCAAGAGATTCAAGATTGGGTAGCATTTTATGAAGATTTTTGGAAAGCAAGAATGACCAAATTACATCAATTATTGGAGGAAAAGAAATGA
- a CDS encoding VanZ family protein: protein MRLEEIIGIVREYFSLALLAVIALGMIYFLIYFIVYKRLFKGKRTLPKKQMLLLGMFMGYVIMVIGVTFLIRGPNYHSGIDLSLFSSYREAWYQFSIRHWQFIYLNIFMFVPFGILFPLLHPRFRKAVWTIGGAALFTLSIESVQLITGYGNFVVDDLFNNFLGATIGYGITMGFISIKDKKIKRFFYYLSPLLLVIIFSGSMFTYYHSKEFGNLSIVPTHKIDMRPAAITTNVELNDSGKTVPIYKAPSYSKSAADEFVQDFFGRIQEGPSDMEDISYPDLAMYRINGENSYNMSFQFLDGSYSFTDFSILDPGIKLTDVDEETLEENLMKFGIEIPQEAKFQKSDTGVYEWTVDKKVMKNQLIDGAVKASYYNDHTVKEIENQLVIYDKVRDVQIKSEQEAYQEILVGKFQVYAENNKIDSLQIHKVWVSYYLDSKSYYQPVYAFQSTVDEMDMIILVPGI from the coding sequence ATGAGGTTAGAAGAAATCATCGGCATCGTTAGGGAATATTTTTCTTTGGCATTATTAGCAGTAATTGCTTTGGGAATGATCTATTTTCTAATCTATTTCATTGTTTATAAAAGACTATTCAAAGGGAAGAGAACGCTTCCGAAAAAACAGATGCTATTGCTGGGCATGTTTATGGGTTATGTCATCATGGTGATTGGCGTGACTTTTTTGATCAGGGGACCTAACTATCATAGCGGGATAGACTTATCCTTATTTTCTTCATACCGTGAAGCTTGGTATCAGTTTAGCATTCGACATTGGCAGTTCATCTATTTAAATATATTCATGTTCGTACCCTTCGGCATTTTATTCCCGCTGTTGCATCCACGCTTTCGAAAAGCTGTATGGACAATCGGGGGAGCCGCGTTATTTACGCTATCCATTGAAAGTGTTCAGTTAATAACGGGTTACGGTAATTTTGTAGTGGATGATTTATTTAATAATTTTCTGGGGGCAACCATTGGATATGGGATTACCATGGGCTTTATTAGCATAAAAGATAAAAAAATAAAGCGATTCTTTTACTACCTATCCCCTTTATTGCTAGTGATTATCTTTTCAGGGAGCATGTTTACGTATTATCACTCGAAGGAGTTTGGGAACCTTTCCATTGTGCCAACTCATAAAATTGATATGAGACCAGCCGCAATTACGACGAATGTAGAATTGAACGACAGCGGTAAGACGGTTCCGATTTATAAGGCACCAAGCTATTCAAAGAGTGCCGCTGACGAATTTGTTCAGGATTTTTTTGGACGCATACAGGAAGGTCCTTCAGACATGGAGGATATTTCTTATCCAGATTTAGCGATGTATCGAATTAATGGCGAGAATTCATATAATATGTCATTCCAATTCCTGGATGGAAGCTACAGTTTCACGGATTTTTCAATCCTGGACCCGGGTATAAAGCTTACAGATGTAGATGAAGAAACTTTGGAAGAAAATTTAATGAAATTCGGCATTGAAATTCCTCAGGAAGCCAAGTTTCAAAAAAGTGATACTGGCGTGTATGAGTGGACAGTAGATAAAAAAGTGATGAAAAACCAGTTGATAGATGGTGCTGTAAAGGCAAGTTATTACAATGATCATACGGTGAAGGAAATCGAGAATCAGTTAGTTATCTACGACAAAGTTCGAGACGTTCAAATAAAGAGTGAACAAGAAGCGTATCAAGAAATTTTGGTAGGGAAGTTTCAAGTTTACGCTGAGAATAACAAGATTGATAGCTTACAAATCCATAAAGTATGGGTCAGCTATTATTTAGATTCCAAAAGCTATTACCAACCTGTTTATGCCTTTCAAAGTACAGTAGATGAGATGGATATGATTATTTTAGTTCCAGGAATCTAG
- a CDS encoding DUF4166 domain-containing protein, which translates to MIFKKVMGDDFSRLHPMLQKRYDLPAGTVFKASGIMDEIKGGPKWLSPFFRIGTKWKLLFPERGKSIPFSITNTAYLTDYDKSHVHWERIFYFGNKKRYFNALMSLDEERLVIKDYLGEPHKVYADLTFTVTPEGDLKIASLNQKLVLGKFEIPLPKLFQGLATVTEKYVDELECYQIIVQVENLLIGMVFSYEGTFSADEDA; encoded by the coding sequence ATGATTTTTAAAAAAGTAATGGGTGATGATTTTTCTCGACTGCATCCGATGCTTCAAAAACGGTACGACTTGCCGGCAGGCACTGTTTTCAAAGCCTCTGGAATTATGGATGAAATAAAGGGCGGTCCCAAGTGGCTCTCTCCCTTTTTCCGTATTGGTACAAAGTGGAAACTACTCTTTCCAGAACGCGGAAAATCGATTCCCTTTTCAATCACGAATACGGCTTATTTGACGGATTACGATAAAAGCCATGTTCATTGGGAGCGCATATTTTATTTTGGCAATAAAAAAAGATATTTCAATGCGTTGATGAGTCTTGATGAAGAGCGGCTCGTGATTAAAGATTATTTAGGGGAACCACATAAGGTGTATGCTGATTTAACATTTACAGTGACTCCGGAGGGAGATTTAAAGATTGCCTCGTTGAATCAAAAGCTCGTTCTCGGTAAGTTTGAAATTCCCCTACCGAAATTATTTCAAGGCCTGGCGACTGTGACGGAGAAATATGTGGATGAACTCGAATGCTATCAAATCATTGTTCAAGTGGAGAATCTATTGATTGGAATGGTTTTTTCATATGAAGGGACGTTTTCTGCAGATGAAGATGCGTAA
- a CDS encoding SRPBCC domain-containing protein, whose protein sequence is MKPDVSLDFQFTSSIEQVWKALTESDMLAEWIWDNDFKPVVGHKFQFRAEPSEWWDGIVDGEVLVVDEPHRLSYTWASAGETTTVTWTLKEDSDGTVHLHLDQSGFSDATKATEGAIEGAKYGWTSMANKLEKVLAE, encoded by the coding sequence ATGAAACCAGATGTATCATTAGATTTTCAATTTACAAGTTCAATCGAGCAAGTATGGAAGGCATTAACGGAATCGGATATGCTTGCGGAATGGATTTGGGATAATGATTTTAAACCGGTTGTTGGACATAAATTTCAGTTTCGAGCGGAGCCTTCCGAATGGTGGGACGGTATTGTAGACGGCGAAGTGCTTGTAGTAGACGAGCCTCATCGATTATCATACACATGGGCAAGTGCCGGAGAAACGACTACTGTTACATGGACATTGAAAGAGGATTCGGATGGAACTGTTCATCTGCATCTTGATCAATCTGGATTTAGTGATGCGACAAAAGCAACCGAAGGAGCCATTGAAGGAGCTAAATATGGCTGGACAAGTATGGCGAACAAGCTCGAAAAAGTGTTAGCTGAGTAA
- a CDS encoding TRM11 family methyltransferase produces MTSSKFVYTYVRHGDEYDLCQLEMRSFFGFDTQSNVLLSDKKINPSRSPFMKERLEVLYDADSWESLVQQVAQLDVSGTTFKVVCMNTMVLDGTEKMEHADRRKIEREIGLQINGEPDLFHPESVYGFLVLDKHWYFGKYVESESVWFRHQKKPHSYSTALSTRVARAVANIAVPNPDGLKVIDPCCGIGNVLVEALSMGIDIIGRDINPLVIKPAKENIAYFGLSGDVEHGAIADVMDKYDVAIIDMPYNIFSEATPEDQLDILRQARRIADRVIVVTIDTIDHMIEEVGFTISDRCEAKKGLFVRQVLVCE; encoded by the coding sequence ATGACCAGTTCTAAATTCGTTTATACTTATGTCCGACATGGGGATGAATACGACTTATGCCAATTGGAAATGCGTTCTTTTTTTGGGTTTGATACGCAGTCGAATGTGTTGTTAAGCGATAAGAAGATCAATCCGAGTCGCAGTCCGTTTATGAAAGAGCGACTTGAAGTGTTATACGATGCGGATAGTTGGGAAAGTCTGGTCCAACAAGTTGCGCAACTAGATGTTTCAGGAACAACTTTTAAAGTTGTTTGTATGAATACAATGGTATTAGACGGAACGGAAAAGATGGAACATGCGGATCGACGCAAAATCGAGCGTGAAATTGGCTTACAGATTAACGGTGAACCGGATTTGTTTCACCCTGAAAGCGTTTATGGATTTTTGGTACTGGATAAACACTGGTATTTCGGGAAGTACGTTGAGAGCGAATCGGTTTGGTTTCGTCACCAGAAAAAACCGCATAGCTATTCCACCGCTTTGAGTACGCGTGTCGCTAGAGCTGTAGCAAATATTGCGGTTCCAAATCCTGATGGGTTAAAAGTGATTGACCCATGTTGCGGAATTGGAAATGTGCTTGTTGAGGCGCTTTCAATGGGAATCGACATTATCGGACGGGATATTAACCCGCTTGTAATTAAGCCTGCGAAAGAGAACATTGCATACTTTGGCCTTTCTGGTGATGTGGAACACGGTGCGATTGCAGATGTTATGGACAAGTATGATGTCGCGATTATCGATATGCCGTACAATATTTTTTCAGAAGCGACACCTGAAGATCAACTGGATATCTTGCGTCAGGCGCGACGGATTGCCGATAGGGTTATTGTTGTGACGATTGACACGATCGATCATATGATTGAAGAAGTCGGATTTACGATTTCAGACCGCTGTGAAGCGAAAAAAGGATTATTTGTAAGGCAAGTGCTTGTTTGTGAGTGA
- a CDS encoding Fe3+ hydroxamate ABC transporter substrate-binding protein, translated as MFKRKLYCSNCSREVQPGEEIYAKMKVPQYAGMVEIKAYLKNESKILCTDCSKPKE; from the coding sequence TTGTTTAAACGTAAGTTGTATTGTTCTAATTGTAGTCGTGAAGTTCAACCAGGAGAAGAAATATATGCAAAAATGAAAGTGCCACAATATGCAGGGATGGTAGAAATTAAAGCTTATTTGAAAAACGAGAGCAAAATCCTTTGTACAGATTGTTCTAAACCAAAAGAGTGA
- a CDS encoding M17 family metallopeptidase, whose amino-acid sequence MSNVVKVIFESNSAIAENETVKNFVKNSPAGHCSVLLNDEHYVVVKNDEKTPVSLEKVRATAGNISRDLGSRKVETAVAVADDIAAGFAELEKEAVLTAFVEGWELGAYQFVTYKPSVTAFNTALEVEGDESVQSAVTTGKIRAEATAFSRDLMNEVSNVLNPETFPEVLKKQFEDTDVEVNVLDKEKLEEMEMNGVLTVGRGSTYKPAFVELVYKGDASKPLVALVGKGVTFDTGGISLKSGKDLSDMRMDMGGAAAVAGAMTLLAKTKAKANVVVLIPMVENMPDNTSVLPGEVITYKNGLTVQVGNTDAEGRLILADALIRAGELNAEYIVNIATLTGAIGNALGTELGGVFGDEELSAEMKKIGDQNGDFIWPMPLVEAYESSLDSDYADMNNISSLNMAGSITAGLFLRRFVPKESKWLHVDMAGVMDKSKASGYYAKSATGYGARLLADFTTFVSK is encoded by the coding sequence ATGTCGAATGTAGTAAAAGTTATTTTCGAAAGCAATTCAGCAATTGCTGAAAATGAAACAGTAAAGAATTTCGTGAAAAACAGTCCAGCTGGACATTGTTCTGTATTACTGAATGATGAACATTATGTGGTCGTAAAAAACGATGAGAAAACACCTGTAAGTTTGGAAAAGGTTCGGGCAACTGCTGGAAATATTTCACGTGACTTAGGCAGCCGGAAAGTTGAAACTGCGGTTGCAGTAGCTGATGATATTGCAGCTGGCTTTGCAGAATTGGAGAAAGAAGCTGTTCTAACTGCATTTGTCGAAGGTTGGGAACTCGGCGCTTATCAATTTGTCACGTACAAACCAAGTGTCACAGCATTCAATACAGCGCTAGAAGTTGAAGGGGACGAGTCAGTCCAATCAGCCGTTACGACAGGGAAGATTCGCGCAGAAGCAACTGCATTCTCACGCGATTTGATGAATGAAGTCTCTAACGTCTTAAATCCAGAAACTTTTCCAGAAGTTTTGAAGAAGCAATTTGAAGACACAGACGTTGAAGTGAATGTGTTAGATAAAGAGAAACTTGAAGAAATGGAAATGAACGGTGTACTGACTGTCGGTCGCGGAAGTACATATAAACCAGCATTCGTAGAACTCGTTTATAAAGGCGACGCATCGAAACCACTCGTAGCATTGGTCGGAAAAGGCGTCACTTTCGATACAGGCGGCATCAGCTTGAAGAGTGGTAAAGACTTAAGCGATATGCGTATGGACATGGGCGGCGCTGCAGCGGTTGCAGGCGCGATGACCTTGCTTGCGAAAACAAAAGCGAAAGCGAACGTCGTTGTTTTAATTCCAATGGTTGAAAACATGCCAGATAATACATCAGTTCTTCCGGGCGAAGTCATCACTTATAAAAATGGTTTGACAGTTCAAGTCGGAAACACTGATGCAGAAGGTCGTCTCATCTTAGCAGATGCCTTGATCCGTGCAGGCGAATTAAATGCGGAGTATATCGTGAATATCGCAACACTAACAGGTGCAATTGGGAATGCACTTGGAACTGAATTAGGCGGCGTCTTCGGAGATGAGGAACTATCTGCTGAAATGAAGAAAATTGGCGATCAAAACGGTGACTTTATCTGGCCAATGCCATTAGTTGAAGCTTATGAAAGTTCACTAGATAGCGATTATGCAGATATGAACAACATCAGTTCATTAAACATGGCAGGTTCCATTACAGCAGGTCTATTCCTCCGCCGCTTCGTACCGAAAGAAAGCAAATGGCTGCACGTCGACATGGCGGGCGTCATGGACAAAAGCAAAGCATCTGGCTACTATGCAAAATCTGCAACAGGATATGGTGCAAGACTATTAGCTGACTTTACAACATTTGTTTCGAAATAA
- a CDS encoding branched-chain amino acid aminotransferase, with product MLKKQLEQYIADQLLNDPQKIELHKVEKDYAETHQLLPTGVEVVLKDATSNFSDAYLERCEKETVALIIVETPRFLEEKIDHLKTHIKEFLYVESKSFDLVGVDAVSLEVDDVFETYTAMFGLKMKKKYEAAIKEYLDTNLSGDVGKYSVAFSGNDGLFDMNFALNYATGFTEEMTLLEAYDLIYSFIFSMVAEIEDAE from the coding sequence ATGTTGAAAAAACAATTGGAACAATATATAGCAGACCAATTACTAAATGATCCCCAAAAAATCGAATTACATAAAGTAGAAAAAGATTATGCAGAAACGCATCAACTCCTCCCTACTGGCGTTGAAGTCGTTCTAAAAGATGCCACTTCAAATTTTTCAGATGCTTATTTGGAGCGTTGTGAAAAAGAAACAGTGGCGCTTATCATCGTTGAAACACCTCGTTTTTTAGAAGAAAAGATTGATCATCTGAAAACGCATATAAAAGAATTTTTATACGTCGAATCAAAATCATTCGATCTCGTCGGCGTCGATGCTGTTTCTTTAGAAGTCGATGATGTATTCGAAACTTATACAGCGATGTTTGGATTGAAAATGAAAAAGAAATATGAAGCAGCAATTAAAGAATACCTTGATACAAATTTATCTGGTGATGTAGGAAAATATAGTGTAGCTTTCTCTGGCAATGATGGTTTATTTGATATGAATTTCGCCTTGAATTATGCGACTGGCTTTACTGAAGAAATGACATTGCTAGAAGCTTATGACCTCATCTACTCATTTATCTTTTCTATGGTTGCGGAAATCGAGGATGCTGAATGA
- a CDS encoding SMI1/KNR4 family protein, which yields MAVLFLMKEKGDFVMGDRLWEHEPFDEYELEELTQNLLIKAEKSLKVILPDFYVELMRTQNGGRLFKNSFKINKKNVIADHLLGIGSRKNEGILITPYMIKEWGLPNDIVLISGDGHSWFFLDYRQKKEDPCVTFIDTEENFEIIVANNFKGFIDKLFRDGKVNEFELISESSYTTGQLERVVEQGDDPFLITDSFLYYSVADCDFDWLVSQALIVMDNPDEFIAPEVMAYMMKKIANTEQKISNKDSLVSLAEKIKNHESVEVRKYYTSILNYIN from the coding sequence ATGGCAGTTCTTTTTTTAATGAAGGAAAAAGGTGATTTTGTTATGGGTGATAGACTTTGGGAGCACGAACCATTCGACGAATATGAATTAGAAGAATTGACCCAGAATTTATTAATAAAAGCAGAAAAAAGTTTAAAAGTAATACTACCAGATTTTTATGTTGAATTAATGAGAACTCAAAATGGTGGACGATTATTTAAAAACTCTTTCAAGATTAATAAGAAGAATGTGATTGCGGATCATCTTCTAGGTATTGGTAGTAGGAAAAATGAAGGGATCCTTATTACTCCTTATATGATTAAAGAATGGGGTTTGCCTAACGATATTGTCTTAATTAGTGGAGATGGACATAGTTGGTTTTTTCTAGATTACCGGCAAAAAAAAGAGGATCCTTGTGTTACCTTCATAGATACAGAAGAAAATTTTGAAATAATAGTAGCGAATAATTTCAAAGGGTTTATAGATAAACTTTTTCGAGATGGTAAAGTGAATGAGTTTGAATTAATTTCAGAAAGCTCTTATACAACGGGGCAACTTGAGAGAGTGGTTGAACAGGGTGATGATCCATTCTTGATCACAGACAGTTTTTTATATTATTCTGTAGCTGATTGTGATTTTGATTGGTTAGTGTCACAAGCCCTTATTGTTATGGACAATCCAGATGAATTCATAGCACCGGAAGTGATGGCTTACATGATGAAGAAGATTGCCAACACGGAACAAAAAATCAGTAATAAGGATTCGTTAGTTTCATTAGCCGAAAAAATTAAAAATCACGAGTCTGTCGAAGTTAGAAAATACTACACAAGTATACTAAATTATATAAATTAA